Proteins from a genomic interval of Flammeovirgaceae bacterium SG7u.111:
- the hemL gene encoding glutamate-1-semialdehyde 2,1-aminomutase, with product MPTNKASATHFENAKKVIPGGVNSPVRAFKAVGGTPLFIREAKGAYLIDEDNNKYLELINSWGPMILGHAHPIITEAVQKAAETSLSFGAPTSREVAIAELIVSMVPSIEKVRMVNSGTEATMSAIRLARGFTGKDKFIKFEGCYHGHGDSFLIAAGSGAITMGDPDSPGVTKGTAKDTLLAPYNNLEAVQQVVDANKGEVAAIILEPVAGNMGCVLPKPGFLEGLRVLCDKEGIVLIFDEVMTGFRLAPGGAQELFGVTPDLTCLGKIIGGGMPVGAYGGKAEIMDFVSPVGPVYQAGTLSGNPIAMAAGFTMLSYLNEHPEVYTRLEQITKTLVDGIAVNVKELGLGYTQNQLGSMTTLFFNNSKVHDFEDAKASDMEVFKKYFNAMLNRGVYLAPSQYESLFLSNALTDENVETIIAANKEALIEIHS from the coding sequence ATGCCGACAAATAAAGCAAGCGCAACACACTTTGAAAATGCTAAAAAAGTAATTCCCGGAGGAGTTAATTCTCCTGTAAGGGCATTTAAGGCCGTGGGCGGTACCCCCTTGTTTATAAGGGAGGCCAAAGGTGCTTATCTTATAGATGAGGACAACAACAAGTACCTAGAATTGATCAATTCGTGGGGGCCGATGATATTAGGCCATGCCCATCCAATTATTACAGAGGCGGTACAAAAAGCAGCGGAGACATCCCTTTCTTTTGGTGCGCCAACTTCAAGAGAGGTGGCCATAGCGGAGCTTATTGTGTCTATGGTTCCTTCCATAGAAAAAGTAAGGATGGTGAATTCGGGCACGGAAGCTACTATGTCCGCCATACGCTTAGCTAGGGGCTTTACAGGGAAAGATAAATTTATCAAATTTGAGGGCTGCTATCATGGCCATGGCGATAGCTTTTTGATAGCGGCCGGAAGTGGGGCGATTACTATGGGCGATCCGGACAGCCCAGGAGTAACCAAGGGCACGGCGAAAGACACCCTTTTAGCTCCTTACAACAATCTTGAGGCAGTTCAACAAGTGGTAGATGCAAACAAGGGAGAAGTAGCGGCGATAATTTTAGAGCCAGTGGCAGGGAATATGGGCTGCGTGTTGCCCAAGCCTGGTTTTTTAGAAGGCTTAAGGGTGCTTTGCGATAAAGAAGGAATTGTCCTTATTTTTGATGAGGTGATGACCGGGTTCAGGCTTGCCCCAGGTGGTGCGCAAGAGCTTTTTGGTGTGACTCCAGACCTTACTTGCTTAGGTAAGATTATTGGTGGAGGAATGCCAGTTGGCGCTTATGGTGGCAAGGCTGAGATCATGGATTTTGTTTCGCCAGTAGGTCCTGTGTATCAGGCAGGAACGCTTTCGGGCAACCCTATTGCTATGGCGGCCGGGTTTACTATGCTTAGTTACCTCAACGAGCATCCAGAAGTATACACACGCTTGGAGCAGATTACCAAAACGCTAGTGGATGGAATTGCGGTCAATGTAAAAGAACTTGGGTTGGGCTATACCCAGAACCAACTTGGCTCAATGACCACGCTCTTTTTCAATAATAGTAAAGTACATGATTTTGAAGATGCAAAAGCATCAGATATGGAGGTGTTCAAAAAGTACTTTAATGCCATGCTCAATCGTGGTGTTTACTTAGCGCCTTCGCAATATGAAAGCCTTTTCTTGTCCAACGCTCTCACCGACGAGAATGTGGAAACAATCATCGCAGCCAACAAAGAGGCTTTGATAGAGATTCATTCATAG
- a CDS encoding GlsB/YeaQ/YmgE family stress response membrane protein yields MEFLYFILIGLVAGWLAGKIMKGGGFGLIGNIVIGIIGAILGGWVLGLVGISFGGLIGSIATAVIGAILLLFVVGLVKK; encoded by the coding sequence ATGGAGTTTTTGTATTTTATTTTGATAGGTCTAGTAGCAGGTTGGTTAGCAGGGAAGATAATGAAAGGAGGGGGTTTCGGTTTAATTGGGAATATCGTTATCGGAATCATCGGGGCGATCTTAGGAGGATGGGTACTAGGTTTGGTTGGTATTTCTTTCGGAGGGTTGATAGGCTCTATAGCAACTGCGGTAATTGGGGCAATTTTACTTTTGTTTGTGGTAGGATTGGTCAAAAAGTAG